Proteins encoded in a region of the Clarias gariepinus isolate MV-2021 ecotype Netherlands unplaced genomic scaffold, CGAR_prim_01v2 scaffold_30, whole genome shotgun sequence genome:
- the LOC128516995 gene encoding uncharacterized protein LOC128516995, producing the protein MPLSAFLTRDTTKPHADIDWALSEVEKKLCRHFSRIVIRGKRGRPVPILLTPKMMAALELIVKSREACGVLKENVYLFARPTAVSHYRGSDCIRYFAKHCGADFPSALTSTKLRKQAATLSTVLNLRDTDLDQLANFLGHDIRIHREYYRLPEKTLQLAKVSKVLMALEQGRVGQFKGKNLDEITIDPNEEMELNNEVMSEEGENCEEHEDTQANVCAPPLDTEVVTTVNMKHSLERSSAKGKTSVAKKKKAWQVNEIHAVEKHMMTFITSCLVPGKLACENCIRSEPLALKERDWQSVKFYVYNRIVAYKREINKKE; encoded by the exons ATGCCTTTATCTGCATTTTTGACCAGGGACACCACTAAACCACATGCTGATATAGATTGGGCACTGTCTGAGGTTGAGAAAAAACTATGCCGGCACTTCTCAAGAATTGTCATCAGAGGAAAAAGGGGACGTCCAGTTCCCATTCTGTTGACACCCAAAATGATGGCTGCTTTGGAGTTGATTGTAAAGAGTAGGGAGGCTTGTGGAgtgttaaaagaaaatgtttatctTTTTGCCCGGCCAACTGCAGTGTCCCATTACAGAGGCTCGGACTGTATCCGCTACTTTGCCAAGCATTGCGGTGCGGATTTTCCAAGTGCACTTACATCCACAAAATTACGGAAGCAAGCAGCGACACTTTCGACAGTTCTAAACTTGAGAGACACAGACTTGGATCAATTAGCAAACTTTCTCGGACACGATATTCGAATTCATCGGGAATACTATCGCCTTCCTGAAAAGACTTTACAGCTTGCAAAAGTCAGCAAAGTCCTTATGGCTCTAGAACAAGGAAGAGTTGGCCAATTTAAGGGCAAGAATTTGGATGAGATCACTATTGACCCAAATG AGGAGATGGAGTTAAATAATGAAGTGATGAGCGAGGAGGGTGAAAACTGTGAAGAACACGaag ATACACAGGCAAATGTGTGTGCACCACCATTAGACACTGAAGTTGTGACCACAGTGAATATGAAGCATTCTCTTGAAAGGTCTTCTGCTAAAG GTAAAACATCTGTTGCAAAAAAGAAGAAGGCTTGGCAAGTAAATGAGATCCATGCAGTGGAGAAACATATGATGACATTCATCACTTCATGCCTCGTACCAGGGAAGTTGGCCTGTGAAAACTGCATTAGATCAGAGCCATTAGCTCTTAAAGAAAGAGACTGGCAGAGtgtaaaattttatgtttataacCGGATTGTGGCCTATAAAAGAGAGATTAACAAGAAAGAATGA